The proteins below come from a single Bombus pyrosoma isolate SC7728 linkage group LG10, ASM1482585v1, whole genome shotgun sequence genomic window:
- the LOC122571793 gene encoding uncharacterized protein LOC122571793, with translation MMYHIRETKIYSANIQEENGFHTHLSRVSLLINSITLVLITIPHISVSINSIPSTAKIFHHFLSMMYHIRETKIYSANIQEQNGFHHTHLSRVSLLINSITLVLITIPHISVSINSIPSTVKIFHHFLSMMYHIRETKIYSANIQEQNGFHHTHLSRVSLLINSITLVLITIPHLSVSINSIPSTAKIFHHFLSMMYHIRETKIYSANIQEQNGFHTHLSRVSLLINSITLVLITIPHISVSINSIPSTAKIFHHFLSMMYHIRETKIYSANIQEQNGFHTHLSRVSLLINSITLVLITIPHLSVSINSIPSTAKIFHPFLSMMYRIGRTKINSGSIEEQNCLVAIRQEFSRTLFL, from the exons ATGATGTATCATAttcgagaaacgaaaatatattctgCTAACATACAAGAAGAGAATGGGTTTCATACCCATTTGTCTCGTGTTtctctattaattaattcgataacTTTGGTACTAATAACAATTCCTCACATTTCCGTATCGATTAACTCAATACCTTCAacagcaaaaatatttcatcattttctatCGATGATGTATCATAttcgagaaacgaaaatatattctgCTAACATACAAGAACAGAATGGGTTTCATCATACCCATTTGTCTCGCGTTTCTCTATTGATTA ATTCGATAACTTTGGTACTAATAACAATTCCTCATATTTCCGTATCGATTAACTCAATACCTTCAACagtcaaaatatttcatcattttctatCGATGATGTATCATAttcgagaaacgaaaatatattctgCTAACATACAAGAACAGAATGGGTTTCATCATACCCATTTGTCTCGCGTTTCTCTATTGATTAATTCTATAACTTTGGTACTAATAACAATTCCTCATCTTTCCGTATCGATTAACTCAATACCTTCAacagcaaaaatatttcatcattttctatCGATGATGTATCATAttcgagaaacgaaaatatattctgCCAACATACAAGAACAGAATGGGTTTCATACCCATTTGTCTCGTGTTTCTCTATTGATTAATTCGATAACTTTAGTACTAATAACAATTCCTCACATTTCCGTATCGATTAACTCAATACCTTCAacagcaaaaatatttcatcattttctatCAATGATGTATCATAttcgagaaacaaaaatatattctgcTAACATACAAGAACAGAATGGGTTTCATACTCATTTGTCTCGCGTTTCTCTATTGATTAATTCCATAACTTTGGTACTAATAACAATTCCTCATCTTTCCGTATCGATTAACTCAATACCTTCAACagctaaaatatttcatccttTTCTATCGATGATGTATCGTATTGgaagaacgaaaataaattctggAAGCATAGAAGAACAGAATTGTCTCGTAGCCATTCGCCAAGAATTTTCACGTacgttatttttatag